From Hydra vulgaris chromosome 15, alternate assembly HydraT2T_AEP, one genomic window encodes:
- the LOC136092439 gene encoding MOB kinase activator 2-like: protein MDWLINSIGRGNKTTNPRGKTVIEDAHKEKAQIMSRTLSCGLVANVTKDELQATVPVPTGVDNNEWLATNTLSFFKHIMLVYDSVSEYCTPQHCTAVSNGAHMNFTWVDEKGKKIRLSAPQYIELVVVNIEKLVTDENIFPTKYDMHFPANFVTIIKKIFRMLFHVLVHVYQSHIDHLEESNQLNFLNTIFIHFMYFQTEHGLLDSKEIQPLEDLIKSLCL, encoded by the coding sequence atgGACTGGCTAATTAATAGTATTGGTCGAGGCAACAAAACAACCAATCCACGTGGTAAGACTGTAATTGAAGATGCTCATAAGGAAAAAGCTCAAATAATGAGCCGAACATTATCTTGTGGCCTTGTTGCAAATGTTACAAAAGATGAATTGCAAGCTACTGTACCAGTTCCTACTGGTGTTGATAATAATGAGTGGTTAGCTACTAatactttatcattttttaaacatattatgtTGGTTTATGATTCAGTTAGTGAATATTGTACGCCACAACATTGCACCGCTGTTTCCAATGGAGCACATATGAACTTTACATGGGTtgatgaaaaaggaaaaaaaattcgCTTGTCAGCTCCACAATATATTGAACTTGTAGTcgttaatattgaaaaattagtCACAGATGAGAATATATTTCCTACAAAGTATGATATGCATTTTCCTGCAAATTTTGTAacgattattaaaaaaatatttcgcaTGCTCTTTCATGTTTTAGTCCATGTCTATCAATCACATATTGATCATTTAGAAGAATCTAAtcaactaaactttttaaacacgATATTTATACACTTCATGTACTTCCAAACCGAACATGGTTTGCTTGATTCAAAAGAAATTCAACCACTTGAAGATCTCATCAAATCTTTGTGTTTATAA